The following nucleotide sequence is from Tardiphaga sp. 709.
AGTCCTCGGGTCGTCGGGATGGGCGAGCCGGTTCCCAAGGGCGGCGGCACCTACCGTGTCGGCAAGCCCTACACCGTCGCCGGCAAGCTCTATGTGCCGGAAGAAAACATCAATTACCGCGCTGAGGGCATCGCCTCCTGGTATGGCGACGCGTTCCATGGCCGTCTGACCGCCAATGGCGAAGTGTTCGACATGGCCTCGCTCACCGCGGCCCATCCGACGCTGCCGATCCCGAGCTATGCCCGCGTAACCAACGTCTATAACGGCAAGTCGCTGATCGTTCGCGTCAACGATCGCGGCCCGTATCACGGCAACCGCCTGATCGACGTCTCGAACAAGGCCGCCGAACTGCTCGAATTCAAAGGCAACGGCACCGCCAAGGTCCGCGTCGAATATGTCGGCCGCGCGCCGCTGGAAGGGTCGGACGATCGCCAGCTCGTTGCCACGCTGCGCACCGGTGAGCCGGCACCGTCGCCGTCGCTGGTGCGTGTCGCCTCGGCGCGCTCCTTCGTGCCCGACATGCAGGGTGGTCGCGTCGTCTCCCGCGATATTCCTCTGCCGGAGGGCCGCCCGTATTCGCTCGGCAATACCTCGGCCGATATGGCGTCGATCCGTTCGACGTCGGAAATGTCGGCGTCCAGTCGCATGCGCACGGCATCGGCGCCGCGGATGACCGAGAACCATCGCGCGGTGTCATATGAGAGCAACGCCGCTTATGCTGCGCCTGCCGAGCCGGATGACGGCACGGTCGATGCGCGCGGCGCCCAGGCGATCCTGTCCGGCCGCGGTCTCTACTAAACCGGTTCGTCGTTCACGACAGACACCAGACGGGCGCAGCATGGCGTCCTGATCTGCGTTGCACCTTCGCGTTGTTTGCCATCGGTGATCCTGTTAAGACCTGAGCACTCAGGACAGCACATGGCATCTGGCTCCATCCCCTTGAAACGACCGCAATTCGCCGCGCGGAGCTGGCGGACGCTTCTGGCTGCCCTGGTGACGTTTGGCGTCGCCTTCGGCCCAACAGCGCAGGCTGCGAACCAGAGCGTGCAGGGCGCCAAGAAGGTCGTCGAGGACGGCGGTTACGACACCGATGCGCCGACCGCGATCCTGATCGAGGCCGGCTCCGGCAGCGTGCTGTTCGAGAAGAATGCCGACGAGCTCCGCGCGCCCTCCAGCATGATGAAGCTGATGACCGTCGAACTGGTGTTCGACGCGCTGACCCGCGGTGATATCAAGCTCACGGACGAATACCGCGTCAGCGAGAATTCCTGGCGCAAGGGCGGCGCGCCGGCCGGCGCATCGACCATGTTCGCCGCGATCAACAGCCGTGTGCCGGTCGCCGATCTCTTGCGCGGGGCCATCATCCAGAGCGGCAACGACTCTTGCATGATCCTGGCGGAGGGCATTGCAGGCGGCGAGGCGGCCTTTGCCGAGAAGATGACGGCACGGGCGCGTGTGCTGGGCATGCCGAAATCCAACTTCGCCAATTCCAATGGCCTGCCGGACCCCGGCAACAAGATGACGGTGCGCGAGCTCGGCGTTCTCGCCCGCCACATCGTCCGCACCTATCCTGAATTCTACAAGCTGTTCGGCGAGCGCGAATTCACCTGGAACAAGATCCGTCAGCAGAACCGCAATCCGTTGCTGGCGACGCTGGACGGCGCTGACGGTTTCAAGACCGGCTACACCAAGGATGGCGGCTACGGCATGGTCGGCTCGGCCATCCGCGACGGCATGCGGCTGATCGTGGTGATCAACGGTCTGGACGATCCGGACGATCGCGCGACTGAAGCGAAGAAGCTGCTGGAATGGGGTTTCAAGAATTTCGAGGCGCGCACGCTGTTTGCGGCAGACCAGACCGTCGGTTTCGCCAAGGTGTTCGGCGGCGAGAGCCGTTCGGTCGCGCTCTCGGCCAAAGAGCCGGTCAAGGTGATGGTGCAGAAGAACGGCAGCGACAAGCTGATCGCCCGCGTCTTCTACAAGGGCCCTGTGCGTGCACCCATCGAGCCCGGTCAACCGGTCGGCGTGATCAAGGTCTGGCGCGGCGCCAATATCGCTGTCGAGACGCCGCTCTATACGGCGGCTGCCGTCGGCACCGGATCGACCATGCGGCGCGCGGTCGATGGCGCCGGTGAACTGGTGATCGGGCTGTTCCGCGCCGGCGCCGAGAAGCTCTGAGATGGCGGATACGCACACGACATCGCCGCCGCGCGGCCGCTTCGTCAGTTTTGAGGGCGGCGAGGGCGCCGGCAAATCAACGCAGATCAAGATTCTGGCCGATCGGCTGGAGGCCGAAGGCAAGCGCGTCATCGTCACCCGCGAGCCCGGCGGTTCGCCCGGTGCCGAGATCATCCGTCATGTGGTGCTGTCGGGCATGGGCAAACTGCTCGGCCCCGAAGCCGAGACGCTGCTGTTTGCCGCCGCGCGTGACGACCATGTCCATGCGGTGATTGCGCCGGCGCTGGAGCAGGGCATCTGGGTGCTGTGCGACCGCTTCTCGGATTCGACGCGGGCCTATCAGGGCCGGCTCGGGCATGTCTCGCCGGAACTGCTCAATGCGATGGAGCGTGTCACCATCGGGCGGCTCAAACCGGATCTTACCGTCATTCTCGATATCCCGGTGTCGATCGGCATGCGGCGCGCAGCAGCGCGGCGTGGCAATGATGTGCCCGACAGGTTCGAGGCCGAGGGCATCGCCTTTCATCAGGGGCTGCGTGACGCGTTCCGGCAGATCGCAGCCGATGAACCGCAACGCTGCGTGCTGATCGACGCCAATGCGGATCCCAAGATCGTATCGAACAATATCTGGGGCGTGTTGCGCCGACGCCTTCTGACGCCGTCGAACCACGAGGTCACTTCGGCATGAGCGCAAAGTCATCCGAGCAAACGATCTCGGTTCCGCATCCGCGCGAGACGACCGCGCTGTTCGGTCATCAGGATGCCGAGGCCACGCTGCTCAATGCCTATCGCGGCGGTCGCATTCCGCATGCCTGGCTGATCGGCGGCCCGCAGGGCATCGGCAAGGCGACTTTGGCCTATCGCATGGCGCGTTTCGTACTGGCGCATCGCGATCCCGCATCACCGCAAGTGCAATCCGCAACATCGCTCGGTCTCGATCCCTTGCATCCGATCGTGCGCCAGGTCGCCGCCGAGTCCCATGGCGGTTTGTTGACGCTGGAACGCTCGCTCAACGACAAGGGCGTGATGCGCACGGTCATCACCGTCGATGAGACCCGGCAAACCGTGTCGTTCTTCGGCTCGACCGCCGCTGTCGACGGCTGGCGCGTCTGCATCGTCGACACCGTCGATGAGCTGAACGCCAATGCTGCCAACGCGCTGCTGAAGGTGCTTGAAGAGCCGCCGTTGCGCTCGCTGTTCCTGCTGGTGACACATGCGCAGGCGCGCGTGTTGCCGACCATCCAGTCGCGCTGTCGCAAGCTGGCGCTGCGTCCGCTTTCCGTCGCCGACGTTACCCGCGCCACGTCGCAGGCCGCCGAGATCGAAACCAGCGATCCCTTGCTCAAAGAGGTCGCGGAAGCCTCAGAGGGTAGTGTTTCCCGTGCTCTCAATCTGCTCGGCGGCGGTGCGCTGAAACTGCACCAGCGCACCGCCTCGCTGCTGAATACGCTGCCCCATGTCGATCCACGCGAGCTGCATGCGCTGGGTGATGCGCTGGGGACCAGTGACCGTGTCGCGCTCGGCGCCTTTGTCGACAGTGTCGACCGCTGGATCGGCGAGCGCATGCGGGCCGACGATGCCAATGCCAACGCCAATCTGCCCCGCCTTGCGCGGCTGGCGGAGGTATGGGAAAAGATCAACCGAGCCGCGCGCGAGACCGAATCCTACAATCTCGAGCGAAAACCGCTGGTTTTCTCGGTGTTTGGACTGCTCGCGGAAGCAACGCGCTGATCGCTGCGAGACTGGTTTCAGCCGATCCGCGCTTCACCAAGATCGTCTTATTCAAGGTCCGTAAAGTCAGCCATGACATCTGCAACCGATGCAACCCGACCGGCGTATTTTCTGACAACGCCGATCTTCTATCCCAATGGCGTGCCGCATATCGGTCATGCCTATACGGTCATGGCGACCGATACGATTGCCCGCTTTCAGAGGCTCGACGGTTACGACGTTCGTTTCCTGACCGGAACGGATGAGCATGGTCTGAAGATGCAGCAGACCGCCGTCAAGGAAGGCCTGACACCACTCGAACTTGCCGACCGGAATTCTGCGCGTTTTCGCGAGATGGATACCGCGCTCAACATTTCCTATGACGACTACATTCGCACGACGGAGCCGCGTCACGAGCGCGCCTCCCAGGCGCTGTGGGTCGCTCTGGAGAAAGCCGGCGCTATCTATCTCGACAAATATGCGGGCTGGTACTCGGTTCGCCAGGAAGCCTATTTCGACGAAGCGGAAACAACGCTCGGCGACGATGGTGTCCGGCGTGAGCCACTCGGCTCACCGGTCGAGTGGACCGAGGAGGAAACCTATTTCTTCCGTCTGTCCGCCTACCAGGACAAGCTGCTCGATCTATACGCGCGCGTTCCGGACTTCGTGTTGCCGCGCGAGCGCCTGAACGAAGTGACGAGTTTCGTCAAAGGCGGTCTGCAGGATCTGTCGATTTCGCGGACCACGTTCGACTGGGGCATCAAGGTGCCGGGTGCGCCCGGCCATGTGATGTATGTCTGGATCGATGCGCTCACCAACTACATCACGGCAGCCGGCTATCCGGATGTCGATGGCGACAGCTTCAAGCGCTATTGGCCTGCGAACCTGCATGTGATCGGCAAGGATATCGTTCGCTTTCACGCGGTGTATTGGCCTGCATTCCTGATGGCTGCAGGGGTCGCAGTTCCGCATCGCGTCTTCAGTCATGGATTTCTTCTCAACCGTGGTGAGAAGATGTCGAAGTCGGTCGGCAACGTGGTCGATCCGATCGGCATGGCCCAGCAATATGGCGTCGATCAGATGCGCTATTTCTTCATGCGCGAAGTCTCGTTCGGGCAGGACGGCAGCTACAATCACGAAGCCATCGTCAATCGGACCAATGCCGACCTCGCCAACGATCTCGGCAATCTTGCGCAGCGCTCGCTGTCGATGATCGCCAAGCAGTATGGCGGCGTGCTGCCCGAGCCCGGCGACTTCAGCGATAACGACAAGGCCATCCTGGCGCAGGCCGACGGCATGCTGGAGCTCGCGCGTAGCGCCATGGCGACGCAGCAGATCCATCAGGCGCTGAATGCGGTCTGGGCCGTGGTTGCCGAAGCTAACCGCTATTTCGCGGGTGAGGCGCCATGGGCGTTGGCCAAGACCGATCCGAAGAAGCAGGCCACGGTACTCTACGTGACTGCCGAAGTCGTGCGGCAGGTCGCGATCCTGGCGCAGCCGGTGATGCCGGCGTCTTGCGCCAAGCTGCTCGACGTGCTCGGCATCCCCGAAAGCGAGCGCGACTTCACGGCAATCGCGACCCGCATCAAGTCCGGGACGCAACTGCCGACACCCACCGGCGTGTTCCCACGCTATGTCGAGCCGCCGGCTGCGAGCTGAGTTGACGCAATGCTGGTCGATAGTCACTGCCATCTCGATTTCCCCGACTTCGCCGAAGACCTCGACGGCATCGTCGCGCGTGCCGAAGCCGCTGGCGTCGGCAAGCTCGTGACCATCTCGACGCGTGTGCGGCGCCTGCCGGCGTTGCTCGCGATCGCGGAGCGCTTCCCGAACGTTTATTGCTCGGTCGGCACCCATCCGCACAATGCCGACGAGGAAGACGGTATCTCCGCGGATGAGCTGATCGAACTGACCAAACATCCCAAAGTCATCGCGCTCGGCGAAGCCGGTCTTGATAACTTCTACGAGCACGGCTCATCAGGCGCGCAGGAGCGCGGCTTTCGCGCCCATATCGCCGCCGCCCGCGCGACCGGATTGCCGCTGGTGATCCATACCCGCGAAGCGGATGAACAGTGCGGCGCCATTCTCGCAGACGAGATGGCGAAGGGCGCGTTCAAGGCCGTGCTGCATTGCTACACCGGCGGACGGGAGCTGGCGATGAAGGCCATCGACATGGGTCTGTCGATCTCCTTCACCGGCATCATCACCTTCAAGAAGTCACAGGAGCTGCGCGATCTCGCGGCTGAGCTTCCCGCTGACCGCATCATGGTCGAAACCGACGCGCCGTATCTGGCGCCCGGCAAATGGCGCGGCAAGCGCAACGAGCCATCTTATGTGGTCGAGACGGCGAAGGTGCTTGCGGAAACGCGAGGCGTGTCACTCGAAGAACTGTCGCGGCAGACCACAGAGAACTTCTTCCGCCTGTTCAGCAAGGCGCCGGCATGACGCTGGTGCTCACCATTCTCGGCTCGGGATCCTCGGCGGGCGTGCCGCGCCCGGCGCTGGGCTGGGGCGCCTGCGATCCCGCCAATCCAAAAAACCGTCGCCGTCGTTGTTCGATGATGGCGGAGCGGATCGGGCCCGAGGGCGTCACGCGTGTGGTGATCGACACCTCGCCGGACCTGCGCGAGCAGCTCATCGACGCCGATGTCGATGATATCGATGCGGTGTTCCTGACGCATGAGCATGCGGACCAGACCCACGGCATGGACGACCTCCGCTCAGTGGTGCTGAAGCGTCGCAAGCGTATCCCGGTCTATATGAACGCCTCCACGGCGACGGATATCATGCTGCGCTTCGGCTACTGCTTTCAGTCGCCTCCTGGCAGCGACTATCCGCCGATCCTCGATCGCCTCAGCATCGAGGCCGGCGAGAGCCAAACCATCACGGGGAAGGGCGGCGACCTGACGCTGACACCGTTCCTGGTCCAGCATGGCAATATCCCGGCGCTCGGCTACCGCATCGACAACACCGCCTATACGCCCGATCTCAACGACATCCCGGAAGAGAGCTGGCCGGCGCTCGAGGGTCTCGATCTCTGGATCGTCGATGGGCTCCGCTATACGCAGCATCCCAGCCATTTCAGCATCAGTGATGCGCTGCGCTGGCGCGACCGCTTCAAGCCGAAGCGGACGGTGATCACCAATATGACGGCGGATGTGGATTACGAGGCGGTAAAGGCGATCCTGCCGGAGGGTGTGGTCCCCGCCTATGACGGGATCAGGCTGACGGTGGAATAGCCTGCGCGGCGAGCGCTTTCATGGCGGCGTTCCCAAGGATCACGACGCCGGTCTCGCGGTGATGCAGGGCGATCTCGACAGCGATAGAACGGCCGATGTCACGCTGATCGACATTGCCGAACCGGCCCGGCACGAGTTGTCCCAGCCACTCCACCCATGCCGGAGTATGGGCGTTGCCGACGATAATGCCGGGGCGAAAGATGGCGAGGCGGGCGAAACCGACCTTGCGCAGATTGTCTTCCTTCATGCCCATGACGCGGACATAGCGAAACCGGCTTTGGGCTGTGCTCCCTACCGCAGACAGCAGGCAAAACTGCGCGATTCCGGCGTCACGGCAGCCACGCGCAAAGGCACCGACGACGCCGAGTTCAAGTTGTTTCAGTTCCTCTTCGCTCCATCGCATCGAGCCGGAGCCGACACCCACACAGCTCACGGCGCTGACCGGACCCTGGCTTAAAACTTCACAGGCAAGGGCGGCGGTGCGCTCAGCAAAGTCAGCAGCGCCAGTATCGAGAACGACGTTGCGCAGCCGCGATCGCGCGGCGACGGGCTTTCTGGTGATCATCACCACTTCACGGCATTCGGGAACTGCCAGCAGCTCCGCGACGGCTGCACCACCGACTTGGCCGGTGCCGCCAAGGACAATTGCGGCGAAGTTCTGCGTCATGGATGGCGCTCCGGAATGAAGGACTTGGCCTGGTGTGCTTCGCTCCATCCTATCAGTCGTCATTACGAGCGCAGCAATCTAGTCTATTTGCGTTCTTGGCTTTCTGGATGCCGTATATCCCGTGATCCTGCCGGATGACGGGATACGGCTGGTAGAGTGGGGCTACACATCGCACCCAATGCTTCGTCATGGCCGGGCTTGTCCCGGCCATCCACGTCTTTCTTCGTTTACGGCCAAGGCGTGGATACCCGGCATTCGCCGGGCATGACGGCGTTTTGTTACGAACTAAACGACGCCGTCGACTTCACCCGATCCCGCAGCATGAATTTCTGAATTTTGCCCGTCGACGTCTTCGGGATCACGCCGAATACCACCGCTTTCGGCGTCTTGAAGCCGGGCATCTGCGCGCGGCAGAACGCGATGATGTCGGCTTCCGTTGCCTCGGCATTCGTCTTCAGCTCCACGAAAGCACAGGGCACTTCGCCCCATTTGGCATCGGGCTTGGCGACCACGGCGGCGAACAGCACAGCCGGGTGTTTGTAGAGCACGTCCTCGACTTCCACCGACGAGATGTTCTCGCCGCCGGAGATGATGATGTCCTTCGAGCGGTCCTTGATGGTGACGTAGCCGGCGGCGTCGAGCACACCGAGATCACCGGTGTGGAACCAGCCGCCTTCAAACGCCTCCTTGGTGGCCTTCTCGTTCTTCAGATAGCCCTTCATCACGATATTGCCGCGGAACATGACCTCGCCGATGGTTTCGCCGTCGCGCGGCACTTCCTGCATGGTCTCGGGATCGATCACCGTGACGGCTTCCTGCAGGTGATAAGGCACGCCCTGGCGGCGCTTCAGGTTGGCGCGCTCGTCGGCGGGCAGGGCGTCCCAGCCGGGCTGCTCGGCGCAGACCGAGGCGGGGCCGTAGACTTCGGTCAGGCCATAGACGTGGGTCAGCTTGATGCCGATTTTCTCGGCGCCGGACAAAACCGCCATCGGCGGCGGCGCGCCGGCGATCGAGCCCTGCACGAGAGGCCCGCCAGAATAGACCGGCGCATCCGGCGCATTGATCAGCGTGTTGTAGACGATCGGCGCGCCGGACATGTGAGTGACGCCGTGCTCGCGCATCAACGCGAAGATCTTGGTCGGGTCGACCTTGCGCAGGCAGACATTGACGCCGGCGCTCGCCGCCACGGTCCAGGGGAAGCACCAGCCGTTGCAGTGGAACATCGGCAGGGTCCAGAGATAGACCGGGTGCTGGCCGAGACCGGCGGCGAGAATGTTGGAGACCGCGTTCAGATAGGCGCCGCGATGATGGGTCACCACGCCCTTCGGATTGCCCGTTGTGCCCGAGGTGTAGCCGAGCGCGATGGCGTCCCATTCATCGAGCGGGAAGGCGCTGGTGAAATCGGGGCTGCCTTCGGCGAGGGCAGCTTCATATTCGAGTTCGCCGATCCGCTGACCGCCGGCGAAGGAGGCGTCGTCGACATCGATCACGGTCGGCTTCGGTCCGGTCATGAGGCCGAGGGCCTCGGTGATTACGCCGGAGAATTCCGGATCGACCAGCAGCAGTCTGGCGCCGCCATGGTCGAGCTGGAACGCGATGGCCGCAGCGTCGAGCCGGATGTTCAGGGCGTTGAGGACGGCACCGGCCATGGGCACCGCGAAGTGTGCTTCGTTCATCGCCGGCAGGTTCGGCAGCATTGCCGCGACGGTGTCGCCGCGTCCGATGCCCCGGCCGGTCAGGAACGAGGCGAAGCGCCGGCAGCGCTCATAGGTCTGTGCCCAGGTGAAACGGCGGCCCTCATAGACCGTGCTGGTGAGGTCCGGGTAGACCGCCGCGCTGCGCCTGAGAAAACTCAGCGGCGACAGCGGCACGAAGTTGGCCGGAGTCTGGTCGAGGCCGACGCTATAAACGCCCTGATCTGGGATCATTTTGAGACTCTTTTATTTTAGTCAGTGAGTTGAATGAAGCATCTCACCTATCACTTTATCACCGGAACGATCTTCTAAAGTCACGCAAGGTAATGGCGATAACATTCTGAAAGATTGTATCTTAAAGGAATCCGATCGATATCCATGGGAAGATTGCCACGATGATCAGGCCGATCAGCAGTGCCAGCAGATAGCCGAGGATCGGCCGGATGCCTTCCGCGGGATCAACACGGCCGATGGCGCAGGCGGCATAATAGCCGACGCCGAAGGGCGGCGCGAACAATCCGATGCCCATGGCGAGGATGACGACCATCGCATAGTGGACCTCATGGACGCCGACCAGCCTGGCGATTGGGAACAGGAGCGGGCCGAACAGCACGATGGCGGGGATGCCTTCCAGTACGCTGCCAAGGATGACAAAGGCCACGATGGAGACCGCGATGAAGGTCGCGCCGCCGCCCGGCAGGCCCGTCATGGCGGCGGCCAGCGAGCGCGAGAAGCCGGACTGGGTGAGGCCCCAGGCCATGCCGGTCGCAGTTCCAATGATCAGCAGGATCGCACCGGAGAGGCAGGCCGTATCGACCAGCATCGGCTTCAGCCGGCTCCAGTCGAACTGGCGATAGATGAGAAGGCCGGCCAGCACGGCATAGACGATGCCAATGGTGGAGACTTCCGTGGCAGTGGCCACACCCTCGACCACGGCAGCGCGGATCACGAAGGGCAGTGCGATGGCTGGCACCGAAATGATGAAGGCCTTGAAGATGTCGCGCCCGGACGCCCGCTTCACGTGGCTCAGATCCTCGCCGCGATAGCGCCACCACACCAGCACGCCCAGCGTGATTGCGAGCACCACACCCGGCAGCAAGCCGCCGGTGAACAGCGCCGAGATCGACACGCCAGTGACCGAGCCGATGGTGATCAGCACCAGGCTCGGCGGAATGGTTTCGGTCTGCGCGCCGGTTGCCGAGAGCAGGGCGACAAGATCGCCCGGCTTGGCGCCACGCGCCTTCATTTCCGGGAACAGCACCGGCGCTACCGCCGCCATGTCGGCGGCCTTGGAACCGGAAATGCCGGAGACGAGATACATCGCGCCGATCAGCACGTAATGCAGGCCCCCGCGGACATGGCCGAGCAGGCTGGCGAGGAACGCCACCATGGCGCGCGCCATGCCGGTCATCTCGATCAGCAGGCCCAGGAACACGAACAGCGGCACGGACAGCAGAATGAGGTGGCTCATGCCCTCGTCCATGCGGCCGACCAGCACCATCATCGGCGTGCGCGTGGTCAGCGCCATATAGCCGAAGATCGCGAGGCCAAAACCGAAGGCAATGGGCACGCCGGCGAACACGCAGAGCGCCACGACGCCGACGAAGAAGATGATCAGGTTGAGATTGCCGAGCGTGCGCAGCAGCGGCTCGGCGAGCCAGAACAGGCCGATGATCGCCACCACGGTGCCAAGCGCGGTCAGCACGGTGCGGACCTGGCCGTAGCGCAGCAACCGCAGTAGCGCGAACACGATCATCAGCGAGATGCCGACCGGCAGCGCGGCCGCGCGGAAGCTGTTGGCGATCTGCAGTGCCGGCGTCGTGATGTAGCTCTCTTCATAAGCGTATTCGAAGGACGGAGCGACGATCATCAACAGGAATGCGAGCGCCGCACAGGTCCCGACGACGTCGAGAAACGCCCACATCCGCGGACCGGCCGACGCCACCAGCGCGGTCATCCGCATGTGTTCGCCGCGCCGGAACGCAACGGCGGAGCCGAGCATGGCGAGCCACAGGAACAGGATCGAGGACAGTTCGTCCGACCAGATCAGTGGACGGTGGAAGCCGTAACGGGCCACCACGCCGATGAACAGGATGATCACCTCCGCCACCACCAGCAGCGCCGCGGGAATCTCGACGAGATGGCCGAGGGTGCGGTCGATGGATGTCAGGATGGCGTCGCGGCGGGAGAGGGGGCCCCCTCCACGCTGGACGCCCCGCTTTCGAGGGCGGAGATGTCATGCACGGCCATAGTTTGTCCGATCAGCCGAGCTTGCCGACAGCTTTCTCGAGGATGGCCCAGGCTTCGTCGCCATACTTGCCCTGCCATTCCTTATAGAAGCCGGCCGACTTCAGCTTGTCGCGGAACGGGCCGGGCTCAAGCTCATTGAAGGCCAGCCCCTTGGATTCCAGCTCGCCGCGCAGATTGGCGTTGAGCTTGGCGACGTCCTCGCGCTCCTTCATGCCGGCGGCATTGATGTTTTTGGCGACGATGTCGCGCAGATCGGCCGGCAGCTTCTCCCAGGCGCGGCGGTTGGCGAGGAACCAGTAGCCGTCCCACATGTGGTTGGTCAGCGAGCAGAACTTCTGCACTTCGTAGAACTTCGCCGTCGAGATGATCGCCAGCGGGTTTTCCTGGCCTTCAACGACCTTGGTCTGCATCGCCGAATAGACTTCGCTGATGTTGATCGAGGCGGGCGCACTGTCGAACGCCTTGAACATCGAGGTCCATAGCGGCGACACCGGCACGCGGATCTTGAAGCCCTTCAGATCGTCCGGGCTCTTGATCGGCTTCGTGGACGAGGTGATTTCGCGAAAACCGTTGTCCCAGATCTTGTCCATGACCACGAGATTGGCCTTGGTGATTTCCTTGCGGATATAGGCGCCGAGATCGCCGTCCATGGCCTTCCAGACCGTGTCGTAATTCGGGAAGGCGAAGCCGATGCCGTTGATCGATGCGGCTGGCACCAAAGTGGCCAGGATCAGGCCGGACAGAGTGAAGAACTCGACGCCGCCGGAGCGGATCTGGCTCAGCATGTCGGTGTCGGAACCGAGCTGGTTGTTGGGGAATACCTGCAGGTCGACCTTGCCGTTGGTCTCGGTCTTGATCGCCGCCGACATCTCACGGGCGCGGATGTTCATCGGATGCGTATCGGGTAGGTTATTCGCGTATTTGTAGACGTATTCGGCCTGCTGCGCGCGCGCGACGAATGGCATGCTGACGCCACCAAATGCAGTCGCAGCGGCCGATGCCTTCAACAATGTCCGGCGTGAAATCGTCATTTTGTTTCTCCCAACCACTTCTTTGTTTGCCTTTGTGAGGCCCAAGGGCCCTTGCCGTCTGGTCATCATGCCCGGGCTGCCCGGTCAAGCCTTTTCGCCGTGCGACCAAAGGCCAAGGCCCAATAGAGGACGCCCGCGCACGGCTTTTGCACCGCGCGAATTTGTGGGAAGCATCGCGCGACTGAAGCCGCCGGCAGCCAGGACCGGTGGAGGAAACGCAAGGACAGCATATGAATAGAGATCACGGCGTAGCGATCATCACCGGCGGCGCATCGGGAATCGGTTTGGCGATCGCCAAGGCGGCCGTGGGCGAGGGCTGGAAAGTGCTGCTCGCCGACCTCACCCAGCCTGCTCTGGATGCCGCCAAGGCTCAGGTCGATGCCATCAAAGCCGGTGTGACCAAAACCGTCGTCATGGATGTGGCCAATGAAGACGCCGTGATTGCCGGCCTGAGGGACTGCGAAGCCGGTTTCGGCCCGGTACGCGGTCTGGTGAATTCTGCGGGTATCGGCCGTCAGGTGCCGTTCTTCGAGACCTCGGTGAAACTGTTTCGCGAGATCCTCGACATCAATCTGGTTGGCACCTTTGCCGTTGCCAAGGAAGCTGCGCGGCTGATGAAGGCCCATGGCGGCGGCGCCATCGTCAATGTGGCGTCGGTGTCGGGGCTGCGCGGCAATATCGAGCGCTCGGCCTACGGCGCATCCAAGGGGGGCGTCGTCACGCTGACCCAGGTGATGGCCTGCGAACTGGCGCCGCTGAAGATCCGCGTCAACGCCATTGCACCGGGCCCTTTCGAGACGCCGATGGTGCAGGAGATGCACACGGCGGCGA
It contains:
- a CDS encoding septal ring lytic transglycosylase RlpA family protein; the encoded protein is MGIRGSNRLGQAVQAAAAISACLALANCSSSTTSFSRLDPKYGVSSSPRVVGMGEPVPKGGGTYRVGKPYTVAGKLYVPEENINYRAEGIASWYGDAFHGRLTANGEVFDMASLTAAHPTLPIPSYARVTNVYNGKSLIVRVNDRGPYHGNRLIDVSNKAAELLEFKGNGTAKVRVEYVGRAPLEGSDDRQLVATLRTGEPAPSPSLVRVASARSFVPDMQGGRVVSRDIPLPEGRPYSLGNTSADMASIRSTSEMSASSRMRTASAPRMTENHRAVSYESNAAYAAPAEPDDGTVDARGAQAILSGRGLY
- a CDS encoding D-alanyl-D-alanine carboxypeptidase family protein; amino-acid sequence: MASGSIPLKRPQFAARSWRTLLAALVTFGVAFGPTAQAANQSVQGAKKVVEDGGYDTDAPTAILIEAGSGSVLFEKNADELRAPSSMMKLMTVELVFDALTRGDIKLTDEYRVSENSWRKGGAPAGASTMFAAINSRVPVADLLRGAIIQSGNDSCMILAEGIAGGEAAFAEKMTARARVLGMPKSNFANSNGLPDPGNKMTVRELGVLARHIVRTYPEFYKLFGEREFTWNKIRQQNRNPLLATLDGADGFKTGYTKDGGYGMVGSAIRDGMRLIVVINGLDDPDDRATEAKKLLEWGFKNFEARTLFAADQTVGFAKVFGGESRSVALSAKEPVKVMVQKNGSDKLIARVFYKGPVRAPIEPGQPVGVIKVWRGANIAVETPLYTAAAVGTGSTMRRAVDGAGELVIGLFRAGAEKL
- the tmk gene encoding dTMP kinase, translated to MADTHTTSPPRGRFVSFEGGEGAGKSTQIKILADRLEAEGKRVIVTREPGGSPGAEIIRHVVLSGMGKLLGPEAETLLFAAARDDHVHAVIAPALEQGIWVLCDRFSDSTRAYQGRLGHVSPELLNAMERVTIGRLKPDLTVILDIPVSIGMRRAAARRGNDVPDRFEAEGIAFHQGLRDAFRQIAADEPQRCVLIDANADPKIVSNNIWGVLRRRLLTPSNHEVTSA
- a CDS encoding DNA polymerase III subunit delta' — encoded protein: MSAKSSEQTISVPHPRETTALFGHQDAEATLLNAYRGGRIPHAWLIGGPQGIGKATLAYRMARFVLAHRDPASPQVQSATSLGLDPLHPIVRQVAAESHGGLLTLERSLNDKGVMRTVITVDETRQTVSFFGSTAAVDGWRVCIVDTVDELNANAANALLKVLEEPPLRSLFLLVTHAQARVLPTIQSRCRKLALRPLSVADVTRATSQAAEIETSDPLLKEVAEASEGSVSRALNLLGGGALKLHQRTASLLNTLPHVDPRELHALGDALGTSDRVALGAFVDSVDRWIGERMRADDANANANLPRLARLAEVWEKINRAARETESYNLERKPLVFSVFGLLAEATR
- the metG gene encoding methionine--tRNA ligase is translated as MTSATDATRPAYFLTTPIFYPNGVPHIGHAYTVMATDTIARFQRLDGYDVRFLTGTDEHGLKMQQTAVKEGLTPLELADRNSARFREMDTALNISYDDYIRTTEPRHERASQALWVALEKAGAIYLDKYAGWYSVRQEAYFDEAETTLGDDGVRREPLGSPVEWTEEETYFFRLSAYQDKLLDLYARVPDFVLPRERLNEVTSFVKGGLQDLSISRTTFDWGIKVPGAPGHVMYVWIDALTNYITAAGYPDVDGDSFKRYWPANLHVIGKDIVRFHAVYWPAFLMAAGVAVPHRVFSHGFLLNRGEKMSKSVGNVVDPIGMAQQYGVDQMRYFFMREVSFGQDGSYNHEAIVNRTNADLANDLGNLAQRSLSMIAKQYGGVLPEPGDFSDNDKAILAQADGMLELARSAMATQQIHQALNAVWAVVAEANRYFAGEAPWALAKTDPKKQATVLYVTAEVVRQVAILAQPVMPASCAKLLDVLGIPESERDFTAIATRIKSGTQLPTPTGVFPRYVEPPAAS
- a CDS encoding TatD family hydrolase → MLVDSHCHLDFPDFAEDLDGIVARAEAAGVGKLVTISTRVRRLPALLAIAERFPNVYCSVGTHPHNADEEDGISADELIELTKHPKVIALGEAGLDNFYEHGSSGAQERGFRAHIAAARATGLPLVIHTREADEQCGAILADEMAKGAFKAVLHCYTGGRELAMKAIDMGLSISFTGIITFKKSQELRDLAAELPADRIMVETDAPYLAPGKWRGKRNEPSYVVETAKVLAETRGVSLEELSRQTTENFFRLFSKAPA